GGCACTCCACGAGAGAGGGCAGGCGTCGGGAATGACCCGCTTGACCATACTTCGCCTGACGAAGTATGGTCCTCTCCATGCCCAAGCGATCATTCGCGATCGTCCCTCTCATCCTCCTTCTCGGATGCGGCGCGCATGTGTCGGCGGCGGTGCGCAAGGTCTTCGCGGACCAGCTGGAGGCCATCCGCAGGAAGCAGGACCCCGAGATCGAGCCGGTCAAGGGTGTCACCCTGCTGCCGGAGCTCTCATCCGAGGCGGCCAGGCCGTACCTCACCAGAGAGATCAGAGCGGCACTCGACGACCTCGAGTGCGGTAAGGAGTTCCACCCCATGTCCAGTCCGAAGCGGACCTCCCTCCAGGCCCGGGTCGACGCGGAGTTCGGCCAGTGAGGCGCGTGACGGCGCTCCTCGCCCTCACCCTGGTCGCCGGATGCGGCGGCACCGCCGCGGAAACCGCGGCGCCCAGCCCGGGCGGCCAGGGAGTCGAGCAGCGCAAGGAGGCCGAGATGGCCACGTGCATGAAGCAGAAGGGCTTCAAGTACGTCGCGTACGTCAGGCCGCCGGTCCAGCTCAGCGACCAGCGGAAGAAGGCGTCCTCCGGCGACTACGAGTCGATGCGGGCCGAGCGCGCCAAGCACGGCTTCGGGCACTTCTCCCTCTACGTCTATCCCAAGGAGCACCCCAACCCGATGGTCAAGCCCGACAACCCGGACATCGACCCGAACTGGGCCATTCAGGGCTCGCTCTCCGAGGAACAGCGCAAGGCCTACCAGAGCGCCAAGGACGCGTGCTACGCCGCCGCGTTGAAGAAGGTCACGGGGAAGAACGTCAAGTCGGTGATCGACCACTACGACGTGGCCGAGAAGGCGAGAGACCAGGCGCTGGCGCGCGAGCTCGACACCGACCCCTCGCTGGCCGAGAAGGCTCAGGTCATGGCCGACTGCCTGAAGGGCAAGGGCTACCGGGTGGGCAAGACGAACCCGACCGCCATCGCCGAGCGGGGCACGGCCGAGATCCGCGCGCAGGTCGTCGAGATCGGCAAGACCGACGACATCGACGACAGCAAGCTGACCCCCGGGCAGTACTACGAGCCGTCACTCACGGCCGAGGAGGCCAGGCCGTACCTCACCAAGGAGATCAAGGTCGCGCTCGACGACCTCGAGTGCGGCAAGGACTTCTACGCCGCCTACCTCCCCAAGCAGCAGGAGATCTTCAAGAGGATCGACGCGGAGTTCGGGATGACGGGGTGGTCTTGACGATACTTCGCGGATCGAAGTACGTTTTCGGCTATGTCTAAGGGATCATCCGGTTTGAGTGAGCAGACCTACTTTGTCCTCGCGGCACTCCTGGACGGCCCGCTCCACGGACACGCGATCATCAAGAAGGTCGTCGACCTCTCTCAGGGCCGGATCACCCTGGCCGTGGGCACGCTCTACGGCGCGCTCGACCGGCTGGCCGCCAACGGCGTCATCGTCGTCGAGCGCGAGGAGATCGTCAACGGCCGCAAGCGCCGCTATTTCCGGATCACCGACGAGGGCAGCGGCATGGTCGAGGCCGAGGCCAGGCGCATGCAGCAGGCCGCGGCCGTGGTCACGGGCCGCCGCAGCCTCGGGGCGACGTTCGGATGACCACTCTCGAGCGGCGCTACCGGTGGCTGCTCAAGGCCTACCCCTACGGCTACCGGGCCGACTACGGCGACGAGCTCCTCGACGTCCTGCTGGACAGCGCGAAGCCAGGCCAGGCGCTGCCTCCCCTTCGTGAGGCGGTACCGCTGGTCGTCGGCGGGATCCGCACCCGCATCATCACGGCGGCACAGGGGCCCGCCTGGGTGGACGGACTGCATCTGGGAATCGTGGCGCTGACCGTGCTCAACCTCGCGGTACTCCTCCCCTACGCCATGAGCATCCCGCTGTGGCTGGGGTTGTCCGTGACCGCTCTCCTGCTGATCCTGCGCGGACGGCCCCGCCTGGCACTGCCCTTCGCCGGGCTCGTCGCCGTCAAGGTCACCGCGATCACCATGGGTCAGCCGTGGCTGGACGACACGCTGCTGCCCGTCTTCCCCGACGGGCTGTGGCAGGGGCCGGCGCTGTACGGCACCGGCGGCCCGGTGGGCCCGCTGACCGCCAACCTGCTCATCGTCCTCGGCCTGGTGGTCCTGGCGACCAGGGGCCGGCGGCCGAGGACCCGCTCGTGGTGGTGGCTGGCGGCCGTGCCGCTGGTCGCCGGGTCCGACCCCGCGGGGCTGGACATCGTCGCCGGGTCGCCCACAGCGGTGATCAGAGTGGTCCTCGAGCTCACGCTGCTGTGCGGCGCGGCCTACGCCGGTCACCTCACCGCCGATCCCCGGTGGGCGATCGCCGCGGCGGCGTACCTGCTGCCCGCCAGCGCCGTCCTCGCCGAGAACCACCAGCTCCTCCAGCGGCAGGACCTCGCTCACTGGGGCCTGCTGGTCCTCTTCACCTCCATCGCGGCCGCCGTGCCGTTCCGAGCCAGGCGCCGCATCCTCCTCTGACCCCGCCAGCGCCAAGAGCTCTCTTCGCCATGCCAGAAAACAAGGAGTTCTGACGTGAAGTCCCCCCGCAAGGTGCTGATCGGCACCGTGGCCTGCGTGATCGCGACCGCGGGCGTCGGCTGGGGCGTCAGCACCCGGCTGCGCTCCCCCGCCGACGAGGCGGCCTCGCGCACGCCGCCGAAACCCTCGCTCATCACCGCTCCGGTGGAGCGCACCAAGCTGGTCAGCAGCATCGCGGTCAGCGGCACCCTGGAGTACGGCTCACCGCTGCCCGTCACGCTGGCAGGCGTGGTCGGCGGCTCCGACACCACCCAGCGCGCCACCCGCGCGCCCCGCCCCGGCAAGGTCGTGGAGGGCGGGGTGCTGATGGAGGTCAACGGCAGGCCGGTGTTCGCCATGACCGGCAAGGTGCCCATGCACCGCACGATCGCGCCCGGCGCCAAGGGCGCGGACATCAGGCAGTTGCAGAGGTCGCTGCGCCGACTCGGCTACGGCGCGAGGGTGACCGGCGTGTTCGACCAGGCCACCGTGGCGGCCGTCACCAGGTTCTACGCCAAGAAGGGCTACGAGGCCCAACAGCCCACCCTCGAGGCGCGGCAGCAGCTCGACAGCTTGCGCAAGGCCGTACAGACGGCCCAGGAGACGCTGGCGACCGAGCGGAAGGCCCTCGACCAGGGAAGCGACGTCCTGCCGCTGAAGCTCAAGCTCAGCAACACCAAGGCCGACCTGAAGGCGGCCGAGCAGGCCTACCGGGAGGCGAAGGAGCGCAGGTACACCACGGACGACGACGCCAAGATCGAGGCCGCGGACGTCGCCGTGCGCGCGGCGGAGGAGAAGCTGCTGCAGGCCGAGCAGGACCTCGCCACCGCCAGGGCGGAGAACGACAAGCGCGACACCGGCACGCCCACCACCGCGCCCACCACAGGGCCGACCACAGCGCCCACCACAGGGCCCACCACAGGGCCCACCGCTGGGCCCGCCCCCACACCGCGGCCCTCCGTCGACACGGCGCTGCTGGAACTGCGCGTGTCCAACGCGCGGGCCGACCTGGAGAGCGCGCGCAGGGCCTACGGGCGCATCGAGGAGGAGGCGCGGCTGGCCCGCGGGAAGCGGCTGAGCGAGCTGGGCAAGGCGGTGCGCGACGCCAAGGAGGCCGCGGCCACCGCCGCGCAGGCGCTACGGCAGGCCCGCGCGCTGTCGCCGGTCAAGCTGAAGGTCGCCAACGCCGAGAAGGATCTCAGCGCCGCCAGGTCGCTGATGGCGGAGTACCAGCGGACCTACGGCACCACGATCCCGCCGGGCGAGCTGGTCTTCCTGCCCAAGCTGCCGGCCCGCCTGCACAAGGCGGGGGTCAAGGCGGGAGAGAACGTGGACAAGGCGATCGCGACCGTCACCAGCTCGTCCTTCGTGGTCACGGGTTCGGTGGAGTCGTCCGAGGCCGACCTGCTGAAAGAGGGGCTCGACGCGGTCATCGAGACCTCCTCGGGCAAGACCTACCCGGCCACGTTGACCGCGTTCGGACAGAAGGCGGCGCTGTCCACCGGGGAGGCCAAGCGCGCCGAGGGCGACGAGGCCGTGAGCTCGGAGCCCGTGCTGATCACCCCGCTGTCGGAGAAGGGCCTCAAGGGCCTCTCGGGGACGGCGGTCACCGCCAAGGTGACGGTCGGCGCGACCGACACCGAGGTGCTGGTCGTCCCCGTCGCCGCCGTCGTCACCGCGGCCGACGGCAAGGCCAGGGTGCAGGTCGAGGTCGCACCCGACCGGACCAAGGACGTCGAGGTGCGCACGGGACTCACCGCCGACGGCAAGGTCGAGGTCACCGGCGACCTCAAGGAGGGCGACAGGGTGGTGGTCGGCGGTGCCTGAGCCCGTCATCGCCCTGGAGAACCTCAGCAGGGAGTTCCCCGCGGACCCGCCCGTGCGAGCGCTCTCCAACGTGTTCCTCGAGGTGCGGCCGAATGACTACCTCGCGATCGTCGGCCCCTCGGGGTCGGGCAAGTCCACCTTGCTCAACGTGCTCGGCCTGCTCGACATGCCCACCTCGGGCAGCTACCGTATCGACGGCATCGAGACCACGACCCTCCGCGACGGCGAACGCACGAAGCTGCGCGGAAGCAGGATCGGCTTCGTCTTCCAGTCCTTCCACCTGCTCGCGCACCGGAGTGTGGCGGAGAACGTGATGCTGGCCGAGGTCTACCGGAGCAGAGGAGCTCGGGAGGAGAGAGCGAGGAACGAGCCAACGAGTCACGAAGCGGCTGCGACCATGAGCACAGGGAAAATTGAGCGCAGGAACCGCAGGGTCAGGGCGCTCGAGGCGCTCGACCGCGTCGGGCTCTCCCATCGGGTGGACTTCCTGCCCGACCGGCTCTCGGGCGGCGAACGGCAGCGCGCCGCGATCGCCAGGGCGCTGGTGGGCGGCCCCTCCCTGCTGCTGTGCGACGAGCCCACGGGCAACCTCGACAGCCGCAACACCGAGGCCGTCCTCGACCTGTTCGACGAGCTGCGAGGGCAGGGGCTGACGATCGTGGTCATCACGCACGAGACCGAGGTGAGCGACCGCGCCGAGCGCAGGGTCAGGATCACCGACGGCGTCCTGGTGGAGGAGTAATGGACCTCCGCGACCTGCTGAACGAGGCCATGGCCGGCATGCTGGCCCGCCCGGTCAGGACCGCTCTCACCACGCTGGGCACCGTGCTCGGCATCACCACGCTCGTCATCACGCTCGGCATCGCCGCCACCGCCGGCAACCAGATCGTCGGCAGGTTCGACGAGCTGACCGCCACGACCATCACCGTGGAGGTTCCGGAGAGCACCAAGGCGTCGATCGCGTGGGACGCCATCGACCAGGTCACCAGGTTGCGCGGGGTCACCTCGGCCGCCGCCGTGGCCGAGACCAAGAAGAGCGCCAACCTGAGCGTGCGCTCCAACAAGATCGTGGATCCCACCCGGGTCACCGACCAGACGCTGAGCGTCGTGGCCGCCAGTCCCAGCCTCCCGGGGGCGGTGAAGGGCAGCATGGTCCAGGGCCGCTTCTTCGACGCAGGACACCTCGCCCGCCAGGACCGTGTCGTGGTGGTCGGCGAGCAGGCGGCCACGATGCTCGGGATCACCCGGCTCGACCGGGCGCCCGCGGTCTTCATCGGCAAGCACGCCTACACCGTGATCGGTGTCCTGGGCGCGATGAAGCGCGAGAAGAACCTCGGCACCGCGGTCATGGTCCCGCCCACGATCGGCAAGCGCTTCGGGCTCAAGGACGTCACGAGGGTGCTGATCAACACCAGCCTCGGCGCCGCCGAACTGATCGCCAGGCAGGCGCCGACCGCGCTCAGCCCAGGCAACGAGGACCTGTTGCAGGTCATCGCGCCCCCCAGCCCGACGAGGGCGCGCGACGCCGTGCAGAACGACGTCAACTCGCTGTTCCTGATCCTGGGGCTGGTGTCGCTCGTCGTGGGCGCGGTGGGCATCGCCAACGTCACCCTCGTCACCGTGATGGAACGCGTCGCCGAGATCGGCCTGCGCCGCTCGCTCGGCGCCGCGCGCAGGCACATCGCCGCCCAGTTCCTGCTGGAGTCGACGCTCACCGGGCTGACCGGCGGCGTGATCGGGGCCAGCCTCGGCCTCGTGGCCATCGTCGCCGTCTCGGCGGCCAAGCAGTGGACACCCGTGCTCGACGTGCGGCTGGCCGTGATCGCGCCCCTCGCGGGCGCCTTGGTCGGCCTGCTCGCCGGGCTCTACCCCGCCCTGCGCGCCGCCCGGATGGAGCCGGTCGACGCCCTTCGATGAGCCGGCCGGATGGCGCCGGTCGACGCCCTTCGACGAGCTAGCCCGCGCTCCAGTAGCGCTCCTCGGCCAGGACGAGAGCGGCCGCGCCGACGAGGCCCGCGTCCTGGCCGAGCTCGGCGGGGCAGACCCTGACCCTGCGCGCGAAGTCGAGACGCGCGTGCCCGCGCAGCGCCTCCTCCAGCGGGCCGAACAACAGCTCGCCCGCCTGCGACAGCCCGCCGCCGATGGTCACCAGGTCGAGGTCGCACAGCGCGGTGGCCGAGGCGATCGCCACGCCGAGGGCGGTGCCCGCCCTGCGCATGGCGGCCATCGCGACCTCGTCGCCCATCGCGGCGTCGCGGGCGAGGTCCCGCGCCGTCACCTCGCGATCCTCCAGGTACGGCCCGGCGTCCCCGGCCGCGCCGTACGTCGCCGGGATCCAGCCCTGCGCCAGCGCCCACGCCGTGAGCCCCGGCCCGCGGGCGACGGCCTCCAGGCAGCCGTGCCCGCCGCACCCGCACGGCGGCCCCTCGGGATCCACCACGACGTGCCCGATGTGCCCCGCGTTGCCGGTGCCGCCGTCGATCAGCCGGTCACCGAGGATGAGCCCGCCGCCCACCCCTGTGGACACGACCATGCCCAGCATGTTGGCGCTGCCCCTGCCCGCCCCGCGCCAGTGCTCGGCCACCGCGAGACAGATCGCGTCGTTGTGGACGCGCACCGGGACCGAGGGGAAGCGCTCGGCGAGCCTGGCGCGCAGCGGGAAGTCGCGCCAGCCCGGCATGTTGAGCGGCGACACCTCGCCCTCGGGCCAGGCCATCGGGCCTCCGCAGCCGACACCGACGCCCTTGACCTCGGCCGAGAACGGCTCGACCAGGTCGGTGAGCGTCCTCCACAGCGTCTCCGCCCCGCCGTCCCTCGGGGTCGCCACCCGCTCGGCCGCCACGACCTCCCCGGCGGCGGAGACCAGTCCGGCGGCGAACTTGGTCCCGCCGATGTCGATCGCGAGGATCACGAGGAGAAGACCAGGATCGAGGCGGTGAAGCCGTGCACGTGGTTGTGGCCCGCCACCG
This window of the Nonomuraea africana genome carries:
- a CDS encoding PadR family transcriptional regulator, with translation MSEQTYFVLAALLDGPLHGHAIIKKVVDLSQGRITLAVGTLYGALDRLAANGVIVVEREEIVNGRKRRYFRITDEGSGMVEAEARRMQQAAAVVTGRRSLGATFG
- a CDS encoding peptidoglycan-binding protein, with protein sequence MKSPRKVLIGTVACVIATAGVGWGVSTRLRSPADEAASRTPPKPSLITAPVERTKLVSSIAVSGTLEYGSPLPVTLAGVVGGSDTTQRATRAPRPGKVVEGGVLMEVNGRPVFAMTGKVPMHRTIAPGAKGADIRQLQRSLRRLGYGARVTGVFDQATVAAVTRFYAKKGYEAQQPTLEARQQLDSLRKAVQTAQETLATERKALDQGSDVLPLKLKLSNTKADLKAAEQAYREAKERRYTTDDDAKIEAADVAVRAAEEKLLQAEQDLATARAENDKRDTGTPTTAPTTGPTTAPTTGPTTGPTAGPAPTPRPSVDTALLELRVSNARADLESARRAYGRIEEEARLARGKRLSELGKAVRDAKEAAATAAQALRQARALSPVKLKVANAEKDLSAARSLMAEYQRTYGTTIPPGELVFLPKLPARLHKAGVKAGENVDKAIATVTSSSFVVTGSVESSEADLLKEGLDAVIETSSGKTYPATLTAFGQKAALSTGEAKRAEGDEAVSSEPVLITPLSEKGLKGLSGTAVTAKVTVGATDTEVLVVPVAAVVTAADGKARVQVEVAPDRTKDVEVRTGLTADGKVEVTGDLKEGDRVVVGGA
- a CDS encoding ABC transporter ATP-binding protein; amino-acid sequence: MPEPVIALENLSREFPADPPVRALSNVFLEVRPNDYLAIVGPSGSGKSTLLNVLGLLDMPTSGSYRIDGIETTTLRDGERTKLRGSRIGFVFQSFHLLAHRSVAENVMLAEVYRSRGAREERARNEPTSHEAAATMSTGKIERRNRRVRALEALDRVGLSHRVDFLPDRLSGGERQRAAIARALVGGPSLLLCDEPTGNLDSRNTEAVLDLFDELRGQGLTIVVITHETEVSDRAERRVRITDGVLVEE
- a CDS encoding ABC transporter permease, with product MDLRDLLNEAMAGMLARPVRTALTTLGTVLGITTLVITLGIAATAGNQIVGRFDELTATTITVEVPESTKASIAWDAIDQVTRLRGVTSAAAVAETKKSANLSVRSNKIVDPTRVTDQTLSVVAASPSLPGAVKGSMVQGRFFDAGHLARQDRVVVVGEQAATMLGITRLDRAPAVFIGKHAYTVIGVLGAMKREKNLGTAVMVPPTIGKRFGLKDVTRVLINTSLGAAELIARQAPTALSPGNEDLLQVIAPPSPTRARDAVQNDVNSLFLILGLVSLVVGAVGIANVTLVTVMERVAEIGLRRSLGAARRHIAAQFLLESTLTGLTGGVIGASLGLVAIVAVSAAKQWTPVLDVRLAVIAPLAGALVGLLAGLYPALRAARMEPVDALR
- a CDS encoding ROK family protein, producing MILAIDIGGTKFAAGLVSAAGEVVAAERVATPRDGGAETLWRTLTDLVEPFSAEVKGVGVGCGGPMAWPEGEVSPLNMPGWRDFPLRARLAERFPSVPVRVHNDAICLAVAEHWRGAGRGSANMLGMVVSTGVGGGLILGDRLIDGGTGNAGHIGHVVVDPEGPPCGCGGHGCLEAVARGPGLTAWALAQGWIPATYGAAGDAGPYLEDREVTARDLARDAAMGDEVAMAAMRRAGTALGVAIASATALCDLDLVTIGGGLSQAGELLFGPLEEALRGHARLDFARRVRVCPAELGQDAGLVGAAALVLAEERYWSAG